The Macaca mulatta isolate MMU2019108-1 chromosome 19, T2T-MMU8v2.0, whole genome shotgun sequence sequence acggtggttcacgtttgtaatcccagccctttgggaggccaaggcagatggatcacctgagatcaggagtttgagatcaacctcaCCAGTATGGTACAACcacgtctttattaaaaatacaaaaattaggccaggctcggtggctcacacctataatcccagcactttgggaggccgaggtgggcggatcacgaggttaggagatggagaccatcctggctaacacggtgaaaccccatctctactaaaaacacaaaaagtagccgggcgtggtggcgggagcctgtagtcccagctactcgggaggctggggaggaagaattgcttgaacccaggaggcagaggttgcagtgagccgagattgtgccactgcactccagcccaggcgacagagcaagactctgtcttgaaaaaaaaaaaaaggaaaaaaaagcaaagcaaaaccgAAGAAATGTGTGCATCAAGTAGCACATCTGAGGCTACCTTCTCACCTGTGATCACCAGCTCCAAGTGTTCACTGCTTTCTGACCCCTCACAGGAGGCTGTTGTCTTATAGGCACAAAAGTAGCTCCCAGCATCCTCAAGCTTCAGGTCCGTGAAGTGGAATTCAGCTTCGTCTTCTGTCAAGAACTGTTCCTGCTTGTACCCAGAGTCATTCACCTTGAGCAGAATGAATGTCACATTCTTGGAAGGAGCCTGACACTTCAGGGTCACGTTGCTCCGGGCTTCAACCACCGAGCTAGGCCAGGCGTGGAGGGAGGGCTTGGGCAGTTTCTCTGGAAAGAATTCAGAGTTAATTTGAGTCTAGAATTCAGACGATTAAAGGAAAAGGTCATGAAGTGTGGGATGCAGGAATAAATAAAGTTTAAGTGGGAGAAAACTCACCATTCTTTTTCTCATCTTCGTAGCCCAGACACAGTCCTGGAAGAGAAATCTcaatgagagaaaaattatgtgcTTGTCTTTGAGTACAAATCCAGCAGAGAACAATGACTAGCTCATTATAggtctaatatatatatatgtattatgtatatatgtattatacataatacatatattaactatgtacacatattacatataatacatatataaatatatctattaaatgtatgtattacatgtatgtatatatttttggcagCTATCTCCCCAGACTTACCTCTTACTTTTGTTCCATTGTTTGTCATTCAGAAGCTATGTGTATATAGAAAattccagcaaattttttttttttctttttgagatgtagtcttactctgttgcccaggctggagtgcaatggcacgatctcagttcactgcaacctccgcctcccaggtttaagtgattctcctgccttagcctccccagtagctgggactacaggcgcccaccaccatgcctggctaatttttgtatttttagtagagacaagagtctcaccatattggccaggctgatcttgaactcctggcctcaggtgatccgcctgcctcggactcccaaagttctgggactacaggtacgagctaccgcacctggcctgatgtATTGAATTGCTTTCACGAGTAATCATTCTTTCACCATCTAGAAATTGTTCAACATTCACCTatgcttttttcttgtattttctgtgattgcagtattttgtttgctttgtttcgttttgagacagagtctcgctgtgtcacccaggctggagtgtggtggtgcaatctcagctcactgcaacctcctacaccccctgggttcaagtgattcttgtacctcagtctccagagtagctgggactacaggtgtgcaccacgatgcccaactaattgttgttgttgttgttgttgagatggggtttcaccatattgcccaggctggtctcaaactcctgacctcaagtgatccgtctgcctcagcctcccaaagtgctgagattacaggcatgagccaccgtgcccgacctgaTTGCAGTTTTTACCCTTGCCACTTAAATAATGCAAACGTTATTTTCCCGTGGAAAGGGGAGGGTTTTCTTGCTCAATTCCAATAGAGAGAATCTGCTCCCCCTTCCCCGTGTCTTCTGGTTCCAAGTACTCCCCTCACTTTAGCTTTGGTTTCCACTTACATCATCCCCTTTCTCTTCTATGTTCTGTTCTCTATATTCCCTGCGGGGAAGGGAGCGTCATAAACTTGCGTGGAAAATGGGACGTCAGTCATGGGGCTTGTTTCAGGGTGAAGTTAGGTAGAATTGAGGTAGAATTTCTCTAGAGCCAGTCTCAGGACATTGGTTCCTTGTTGACGCAGGTACCGACGCAGAACGTGACCCCACACCAAGCTTCACCGCAAAGGAATGAGGTGGAGCCTCACGATGGACCGAGGCTGCGTTGGCAGCGAGATTGACTGGGATTGGCAGGTAGGAAACAGCCTCTGAATGGCAGGGCATCCCAGGACTCAGGCTCTCTTTTGAGACCCTCCCCAAATCCCGCTTTTAGACTCATGTCATCTCATCTCTGCTATCCATCCATCGTCTGTTCAAACAGTGATtcctatattctttttctttttgagataggatctcactctgtggcccaggctggagtgctggagtgcagtcacagctcgctgcagcctcgacctcctgggctcaagtgatctgcctgtctcagcctcccaaataactgggactacaggcatgtgccaccaggcccggctaatttttaattttttttttttttttttgtagagatgaggactcactgtgttgcccaggctggtctggaacacctgagctcaagcgattctcccacctcggcctcccaacatgctgggattacaggcatgagctacctgcAACCAGCCCAATTcccatattctttttctttttttgacatggaatctccctctgtcacccatgctggagtgctgtggtgttctctcagctcactgtaacctctgcctctcaggttccagcgattttcctgcctcagcctcccgagtagctgggattacaggcacctgccaccatgcccagctgattttttgtatttttagtagagatggggtttcgccatgttggccaggctgatctcaaactcctgacctcgagagatctgcccacctgggcctcccaaagtcctgagattacaagtgtgagccaccacacccagctgatttgcGTTTCTTGAAAAGAGAAGCTCAAGTTGTAACTCCCAGGACctctgaatgtgaccttatttggaaataccATTATctgatctttgcagatgtaattagttaagctaagatgaggtcatactggagtaggcgGGGCATCTAGTCCAATATAACTTacgagaagagaaagagagagagagacacgcAGAAAGAAGGTGGCCATgcaaagacagaggcagagaggccAAGCTGCaatcacagtgctttgggaggccgagataggagaattgcttgagctcacgacttggagactagcctgggcaatataaaagaccccatctctgcaaaaaaaaaatatatatatattttaattagcccaatgtggtggtgtgcacctgtagttgtagctgctcagaaggctaacggggaggattgcttgagcccaggagctgaagactagcctgggcaatatagcaagaccccatctctaaaaaagaaattattttacttagcccaagatggtggtgcacacttgtagttctagctactcagaaggctagtggggaggattgctcgagtccaggaattggagactagcctgggcaatctagcaagaccccatctctaaaacagaaaTTACTTTAATTAGTCcaacatggtggtgtgcacctgtagttctagcagCTCAGAAGGctgtggggaggattgcttgagctcaggaggttgaggctgtagtgagctatggtggtaccactgcactccagcctggtgactgagtgagaccctgtctaaaaagaaaaaaaaaaaaaaaaaaagacagccagCAATTtgagtgatgcatctacaagttAAAGAATGCCAAgagggcaggcacggtggctcaagcctgcaatctcaacactttgggaggctggggggagggggtggatcacctgaggtcaggagttcgagaccagcctggccaacagggtgaaaccccgtctctactaaaaatacaaaaattagccaggcgtggtggcccatgcctgtaatccaggctactcgggaggctaaggcaggagaattgcttgaacctgggaggtggaggttgcagtgagccgagatcatgccactgcactctagcctgggtgacagacagagactctgcctcaaaaaaaaaaaaaacagaatgctaaGAATTGTCAGCCACCACTAGAAGAGGGGCAtagaacagattctccctcataGCCCTCAGAAGG is a genomic window containing:
- the VSTM1 gene encoding V-set and transmembrane domain-containing protein 1 isoform X2; amino-acid sequence: MTTEFLSLLCLGLCLGYEDEKKNEKLPKPSLHAWPSSVVEARSNVTLKCQAPSKNVTFILLKVNDSGYKQEQFLTEDEAEFHFTDLKLEDAGSYFCAYKTTASCEGSESSEHLELVITDKHDELEAPSMKTGSSPEESTKRISHSKLSEQVAAEADLSRMERVSVSTADPQGVTYAELNINALSEAASDTTQEPPESHEYAAVKV